In Populus nigra chromosome 1, ddPopNigr1.1, whole genome shotgun sequence, one genomic interval encodes:
- the LOC133691050 gene encoding non-specific lipid transfer protein GPI-anchored 31-like, translating into MASRKVLSLILLCTFSISCCSQSPASAPAPSSVDCTNLISSMAGCLSFVSNGSTAAKPEGTCCAGLKTVLSTKAECLCEAFKSSAQFGIVLNVTKALSLPSVCKIHAPPASNCGLAISPSGAPAPAPGGSAPGLAVNGGANEQAPAPSPGHSGSIGFSISVGSLIIGFVVASFSSF; encoded by the exons atggcatCAAGAAAGGTGTTGTCTCTGATCCTTCTCTGCACCTTCTCAATCTCTTGTTGTTCCCAAAGCCCCGCATCAGCCCCAGCACCCTCCTCGGTGGACTGCACTAATCTGATATCTAGCATGGCTGGCTGCTTGTCTTTTGTGTCAAACGGCAGCACAGCAGCAAAGCCAGAGGGGACATGCTGTGCTGGTTTGAAGACGGTGCTGAGCACTAAAGCTGAGTGCCTCTGTGAGGCCTTCAAGAGTAGTGCTCAATTTGGTATCGTTTTGAATGTCACGAAGGCTCTCTCCCTCCCTTCTGTCTGCAAAATCCACGCTCCTCCTGCCTCTAACTGCGGAT TGGCCATTAGTCCCTCTGGTGCCCCTGCCCCTGCCCCTG GAGGATCTGCGCCTGGACTAGCTGTGAATGGTGGAGCAAATGAGCAAGCACCAGCTCCATCTCCAGGTCATTCCGGTTCTATTGGGTTTTCCATCTCTGTTGGATCACTAATCATTGGATTTGTAGTTGCATCTTTCTCTAGTTTCTGA
- the LOC133680726 gene encoding chlorophyll a-b binding protein CP24 10A, chloroplastic-like has translation MAATAGAVLNGLGSSFLCGGKRNQALLGIGASRTGSFPVGTRKLVVVAAAQPKKSWIPAVKGGGNLVDPEWLDGSLPGDYGFDPLGLGKDPAFLKWYREAELIHGRWAMAAVLGIFVGQAWSGIPWFEAGADPGAIAPFSFGSLLGTQLILMGWVESKRWVDFFNPESQSVEWATPWSKTAENFANATGDQGYPGGKFFDPLGFAGTLKDGVYIPDVEKLERLKVAEIKHARLAMVAMLIFYFEAGQGKTPLGALGL, from the exons ATGGCTGCTACCGCTGGAGCTGTCCTAAACGGACTGGGGTCTTCTTTCTTGTGCGGAGGGAAGAGGAACCAAGCCTTGCTGGGAATTGGAGCTAGTAGAACTGGAAGTTTTCCAGTTGGTACAAGGAAGTTGGTGGTGGTAGCTGCTGCTCAACCAAAAAAGTCATGGATCCCTGCTGTTAAAGGTGGTGGCAACTTGGTTGACCCCGAGTGGCTCGATGGCTC GCTCCCAGGTGACTACGGTTTCGACCCGCTAGGGCTAGGCAAGGACCCAGCATTCCTCAAATGGTACAGGGAAGCTGAACTCATTCACGGTAGGTGGGCTATGGCTGCCGTGCTGGGTATCTTTGTTGGCCAAGCTTGGAGCGGCATCCCCTGGTTCGAGGCTGGTGCTGACCCTGGTGCCATTGCACCCTTCTCCTTCGGTTCCCTCCTCGGCACCCAACTCATTCTCATGGGTTGGGTGGAGAGCAAGCGGTGGGTGGATTTCTTCAACCCCGAGTCCCAATCGGTGGAATGGGCGACACCATGGTCGAAAACTGCTGAGAATTTTGCCAACGCAACTGGTGACCAGGGGTACCCTGGCGGCAAGTTCTTTGACCCTTTGGGGTTTGCAGGGACTTTGAAGGATGGTGTGTACATTCCTGATGTGGAGAAGCTTGAGAGACTCAAAGTAGCTGAGATCAAGCATGCCAGGCTTGCCATGGTTGCTATGTTGATCTTTTACTTCGAGGCTGGTCAAGGCAAGACTCCTCTGGGTGCTCTTGGATTGTAA
- the LOC133669350 gene encoding uncharacterized protein LOC133669350, translating into MDSNNNNNYSPSSTSSPPHPTSTGTTSISTTTDPVQSWWESVSKARSRILSLSSILPSHPSSSSFSFSSLADSDRPAISFLSSPEAYSHISSSLSSPLSGSGSDPLCQWLYETYLSSDPNLRLIVLSFLPLLSGIYLSRIHSSDSSSAPSLAGFEAVLLAIYSSEVKSRGGKPVIVQIPHLSHPSLYHIPRNKPHKSQVQAPSTGVLSPPLEPQIAIKSTKRPVIVGVALDCYFKHISQMPSWSKVELCRFAAAWAGQDCACQDKFDEFDDADYFLEGRNVMISSNGIEDSSGISASEPKGVRIPLPWEILQPLLRILGHCLLGPLNTQDAKDAASVAVRRLYARGSHDLVPQAILATRSLIQLDKRTRETEKATAANTSSNANTPAKAKKPEILLVSK; encoded by the coding sequence ATGGACtccaacaacaataacaactacTCTCCCTCGTCCACCTCCTCCCCTCCCCACCCGACCAGCACCGGCACCACCAGCATCAGCACCACCACTGACCCAGTTCAATCCTGGTGGGAATCAGTCTCCAAAGCCCGTTCACGCATCCTCTCCCTCTCCTCAATCCTCCCTTCACacccttcttcctcttccttctcCTTTTCCTCCCTAGCCGACTCCGACCGCCCTGccatttcctttctctcttcccCAGAAGCTTACTCTCACATCTCCTCCTCCCTTTCTTCTCCGCTTTCCGGCTCTGGCTCCGACCCCCTCTGCCAATGGCTTTACGAAACTTACCTTTCCTCTGATCCTAACCTCCGTCTCATTGTCCTCTCTTTCCTTCCTCTTCTGTCTGGCATTTATCTCTCTCGGATCCACTCTTCCGATTCCTCTTCTGCTCCTTCCCTTGCTGGCTTCGAAGCTGTTCTTCTTGCCATCTATTCGTCCGAGGTTAAATCTCGTGGCGGAAAGCCTGTGATTGTCCAAATTCCTCATCTTTCTCACCCTTCTCTTTATCATATCCCGCGAAACAAGCCGCATAAATCGCAGGTTCAGGCTCCTTCTACTGGGGTTCTGTCCCCCCCACTTGAGCCCCAGATCGCTATTAAGTCTACAAAAAGGCCTGTCATTGTTGGGGTCGCTTTGGACTGTTACTTCAAACACATCTCACAGATGCCCAGTTGGTCTAAAGTCGAATTGTGCCGGTTTGCGGCCGCCTGGGCTGGACAGGATTGTGCTTGCCAAgataaatttgatgaatttgatgaTGCTGATTATTTCTTGGAGGGAAGGAATGTAATGATAAGCAGTAATGGGATTGAAGACAGCTCGGGGATCTCTGCGTCTGAGCCTAAGGGAGTAAGGATTCCTCTGCCTTGGGAGATTTTGCAGCCATTGTTGAGGATTTTAGGGCATTGTTTGTTGGGGCCATTGAATACACAAGATGCTAAGGATGCTGCTTCTGTTGCTGTAAGAAGGTTGTATGCTAGAGGGTCTCATGATTTGGTTCCACAGGCGATTTTAGCGACCAGGAGTCTAATTCAGCTTGATAAGAGAACGCGTGAAACTGAAAAGGCAACAGCTGCAAATACTTCTTCAAATGCTAACACCCCCGCCAAAGCTAAGAAGCCTGAAATTCTCCTAGTCTCAAAGTGA
- the LOC133669367 gene encoding probable plastid-lipid-associated protein 4, chloroplastic, whose protein sequence is MTMALSSSPHSPAVLTASQFSTHSPFPKLTTSHFFFSTAKPSNQTSYFNLSSSYSTIDRSWSAKVSFFPAFLNKGKSAKVLKEELLEAIDSLDRGADAIPEDQQRVDEIARKLEAVNPTKEPLKSGLLNGKWELLYTTSQSILQTQRPKLLRSRTNYQAINADTLRAQNMESWPFFNQVTADLTPLSAKKVAVKFDVFKILGLIPVKAPGRARGELEITYLDEELRVSRGDKGNLFVLKMVDPSYRVPV, encoded by the exons ATGACAATGGCCTTATCTTCATCTCCACACTCTCCAGCAGTCCTCACAGCCTCTCAATTCTCAACTCACTCACCATTTCCAAAACTCACCACCTCTCACTTCTTCTTCTCTACTGCTAAACCCTCCAACCAAACCAGCTACTTTAACCTTTCTTCAAGCTACTCCACCATTGATAGATCATGGAGCGCTaaggtttctttctttcctgCTTTCTTGAATAAGGGCAAGAGTGCTAAAGTACTCAAGGAGGAACTTCTTGAGGCCATTGATTCCCTTGATCGTGGAGCAGACGCCATTCCTGAAGACCAACAAAGAGTTGATGAG ATTGCTCGGAAACTTGAAGCAGTGAATCCGACAAAGGAGCCATTGAAATCTGGTTTACTAAACGGGAAATGGGAGCTTCTATACACCACTTCACAATCTATTTTGCAAACACAA AGGCCAAAGCTCTTAAGATCCAGGACAAACTACCAAGCAATCAATGCTGATACACTTAGGGCCCAGAACATGGAATCCTGGCCATTCTTCAACCAG GTAACTGCAGATTTAACACCTTTGAGTGCAAAAAAAGTTGCTGTAAAGTTCGATGTTTTCAAAATTCTTGGTCTG ATACCAGTTAAGGCACCAGGAAGAGCTCGTGGTGAGCTGGAAATCACTTATTTGGATGAAGAATTACG AGTATCCAGGGGTGACAAAGGAAACCTGTTTGTCTTGAAAATGGTTGATCCATCCTACCGTGTTCCTGTCTGA